The Pseudomonadota bacterium genomic interval AAAAACAAGCAAAAGATGATTCTACTGCAGGCTCTGGCCGTGGGATTGATATCATGCTCCGCAGTACAATTCACTTTGGATTTGACCAAGGTGGTCGGCGCGTTAAGTTTGCTGTCCCAGCTCTAAACAGACCTGAAATTAGTAAACACCTGCGTCCAATTTCAACAGAAGAAATTAAAAATACGTCTAAAATTCTTCTGGTAGATGACCAAGAAATTAACGTCACGCAGATGAAAGAGTTTCTGATCCGTGATGGTTACAAACATATCTTTACAGCTGAAAATGGTATTGAGGCCGTTAAGGTGGCTGTAAACCAGCAACCAGACATTATCCTTATGGATATTATTATGCCTGAGATGGATGGTTTTGAAGCTTGTAAGCGTCTTAAAATTGCAGAGGCTACAGCAGATATTCCTGTTCTGTTCCTGTCTGGTCTTACAGATAGTGGTAACCGCGCACAGGGTTATACCCTTGGTGCCGTTGACTATATTAACAAGCCCATTGACCGCGACGAGTTTCTTGCGCGTACGCTTGTACACCTTCAAAACGGTTTGCAACGTCGCATGATGCGTTCTTACTCTGAGTATATTCGTAACGAGCTTCAAAAAGCACGTCTTTTCCAAAAGTCTCTGCTGCCTGATGATCAGCAGATTAAACGCATGATTGATACGCATAAAACCTACATTGAAATGGCAATGATCTCTTGTGATGAGCTGGCTGGTGACTACATTTCTGCCTATGAAATTGATGATGAGCACCTTGCTGTCATCATGGCAGACTTCACAGGACACGGCCTAAGCGCCGCCCTCCATACCATTTGGTTAGACGCAATTCTCAAAGAGCTTCAATCTTCTGCACATGACCCTGTTAAACTGATGAGTGATTTGAATGATAACCTCTTCAACGTACTCGCTGTTGAACAGTTTGCAACATGTTTCTACGGTGTTTTAAACACCAAGACCGGTGACTTTAAGTACATTAGTGCCGGCGCACCTGAAGTGCTACACTTTGACTCTAAAGGCGCTCTGCAAAAACCACTCAAAGCCGCCGGCCTTCCCCTTGGTATTATCCCAAGTAAAGATCTTGGCCTTGAGATGGAAACCATCACCCTACACAGCTGTGATTCACTCATGCTCTATAGTGACGCGTTGGTTGAAACAACGCACCGCGGTAAAAACATGTGGGATAAGTCTTATATTACAGGCCTAGCAGGACGCATTCTTTCAGAAGAACAACCACTGCTTCATGGTATCAGAAAAGCCTTCTACCGTAGCGCTGATCTCCCGCTTCGCGACGATTTAAGCCTGATGACAATTGAATGGCAGCCTGAAAAGTAAGGCCTTTAGCCAAACACTCTCTTCCATAGTTTCTCAATGTCGTGCGTCACCAAAATGAGGCACGGCACAAGGAAGAGAATCACAACTGTCGCAAACAAAATCCCCATCGCAAGAGATGTTACCATCGGGATCAGGAATTTCGCCTGCATGCTTTTCTCCATAAGAACAGGAAGTAGGCCGAGGCATGTACTGAAAGTTGTGAGTAGAATTGGTCTGAAACGTCTCTGAACGGCTCTGAGAGAACTTTCAAGCATATCCACACCACTTCGTGCATGTGTGTTGAGATAATCCACCAGAACCACGCTATCGTTTACCACAACTCCGCTCAGTGCCACCATACCAAACAGTGAAATAAAGCTTAAATCTTGTCCGAGAATATAGTGACCAAGAATAGCTCCCGCTAACCCAAACGGAATAGCCGTCATAATAATAAATGGCTGTACATAACTTCGCAGCTGTGCACCAAGCAGTACAAAGATAAGAAGTAATGCCACGAGCATGTTACGCCCAAGGCTGGCAAGGTCTTCACTTTGCTCACGGCTCTCCCCTTCAAAGGAGAACTGAAGCCCTTGGTAGGTATCTTGCAGCGTTGGCAGAATATCCATTTGCAGCTTCGCCATAATATCTGTTGGTGTTGTCTTTTCAATGTCTGCATCTGCTGTCACGCTCACAATACGGCGCGTATTATAGGTTTCAATTTGTGAGAACCCAGTTTGCGTTTCAATATCCGCCACATCAGCCAAAGGCACTTGGCGTCCATCAGGGAGTTTAATTTTAAGGCTACGCAGAGACTGTCTATCACGACGGTCTTCTTTCGGGTAGCGTACATACACAACCACTTCATTACGGCCACGCTGCAAACGTTGCGCTTCAAGGCCAAAGTATGCTGCACGCAATTGTGAACCAAGCTCAGATGGCGTGAGACCAACGGCACGACCTGCATCATTCAGCTTAAACAGATACTCTGTCTTACCCACATCAAAACTATCTTTCACGTTCACGGCACCGTCTACCGTTTGCATGTAAGCCTTTAGTTTTTCTGCCGCCTCACTCAACATGTCCTCATCACGGTGAGAGAGCCATACTTCTACATCTGGCTCATCACCAATAATAGAACTTCTAAAGTCGAGAGATTCAACACCTGTGAGATGGTCAAGTTTATCACGAATCATATTTCCGATACTTGATGCAGGAAGCTCTCTAAAGTCAGATGGCACAAGCTGTACAATCACCTGTCCGAGGTTATTAGCAGAGCCACCACCAGTCCCTGCATCAGGGCCAGCTGTTTCTGCTGTTGTTGCACCAATTGTTACAGAAAGGTTATCGTAAATACTGCCACCTGTACGTTTTTGGTCTAATTCATCACGCACTTCAATCGCTGCTTTTTCAACTTCCAGCGTCGCATGTTCTGTGAGTTTAAACGGTGTTCCTTGCGGCATTGTCACTGTAATCTTAATTTGGTCGCCTTCAACATTCGGGAAGAACACAAAACGGATCACGCCACCTTGCACCATAGAGACAATAATAATTGCTGCCGCCACAAAGAACGTCAGCGTTGCATAGCGATATACCAGAAGCTTTTTACCAACTGGAGTCAGAATGTAATCAATAAACCAGCCGAGCATCTTAGAAAATCCATTACGGATATCCTTCATAATACCAAGGCTCCACGTTGTACCACTTGAAAGGTGAGCAGGTAGAATAAAGTACGCTTCAAGAAGTGAGATAAAGAGAATAGGAATCACCACTGCAGGAATCACCGCAATAATTTGCCCTAGCGTACCTGTACTAAACATAAGCGGTGCAAATGCACAAATGGTTGTGAGTACCCCCACCGTTACAGGCGCGAGAACGCGACGCACACCAATAATAGTCGACTGTGGATCTTTCGGGCGTTTTTCCTGAGAGTCAAAAATACTCTCACCCATAATAATGCCATCATCGACAACCACCCCAAGCACAACAATGAGTGCAAAGAGTGTAATCATATTCATGCTGTAACCCATGAAGTGGATCAACATCAAACCACCAAAGAATGAAATTGGAATCGCAGCACTTGTCCAGAAAGCCAGTTTCAGATCTAGGAAGAGAAGAAGGATCAAGAAGACCAACATAAATCCAAGAATACCATTACGGGCCATAAGGCTGATACGGTCTTTCAAAGCAACTGTTTCATCACTTTGAAGTGAAAGCGTTACACCTTTTGGAAGCTCTACAGTTTCAAGGTATGTTTTAATGTCAGAGGCAACAGTTAGCGTGTCTGCGCTATCTGCACGTTGCACATCAATAAAACCTGCTGCTTCGCCGTTAAAACGGCTAATCAAATTGGTATCTGTAAAGTCATCAACAATGCGCGCAACATCACCCAGAGTCAGCACTGAACCATCAGGCAGAGTCTTAATCGCGACGCTTTTAAACTCATCTTCTACGTAACGTTTTTCCTGAACACGAAGTAAAATATCCTCTGATGCAGTTTGCATTTGTCCTGCTGGCACATCTACCGAGTAAGCCTGAACAGCCGCACGTACATCGGCCAAAGACAGGTCGTAATAATCCAACTGCGCTTGCGGCACTTCAATAGAAATTTCATAGTCTCTCACCCCACGAATTACCGTGACAGCCACACCCGGAATTTGGCGAATATTTTCTTCAATACTCTCCACCCAGAACTTCAACGTCTTCTCATCCACATCGCCATGCACAGCAAGAGACATCACGTTTGGTGTTGCACGTGCCTTAGTAATAATGGGGCGCTCTGCATCCTCAGGCGGAAAATCAACAAGACTGTTTACCGCGGTTTCTACATCGTTATACACATCATCAGGATTCACAAAATCTGTGAGCTGCACCATGATTGTGCCATGCCCTTCCGAGGCTGTTGCCGTAATACGTTTTACGCCATTAATGCCAGAAAGAGACTCTTCCACACGACTGGTTACACCTTCCGCCACTTCATATGGCGTTGCACCTGGGTAAGGCACACTTACTGTAATCAGTTTCGGGTCAATACTTGGAAACGTTTCTGTACGCATGTTCATCAAACTGACAAACCCACCAAGAATAAACAAAAGCATCAAAATATTGGCAGCGACATGGTTATGTAAAAACCAATCAATTAGACCTGTTTTATGGCGATGCGGCGTTGGTGCAGAATGGAACATTGAGGTAACTACCCTTCCCCATTCAAGCGTTCAACTGTCATGCCATCAATGGCACCAGACAGACGACTTTTCACAACTGTAAGAGCACCGCCACGGCTACGAATCGCCACGTGATCTTTATTGCGGTAAATAATCTCAGGCACAAATGAAGACACCGTATTATCTGTATTATACACCCACACTTTACCATCTGATTGGAGCGCACTCACTGGAAGTTTAAGGACGTCTTGCTCTACAGGCCCCTTAAGGAAAACCTTAGCCAACTGCCCTGGATACAGATAAGATTCACGCTCTTTAAAGTCAAAGTACACAGGTGTAAAACGTGTTGTACTTTCTGCAAACACATCCCCTTGGCGCAAGATGACTGGCACGCGGTGCATGCTCCCGAGATACTCAACTTCAATTTCAGCTTCAGCCTTCTCACTTGAGATCATCCAGTCTAGCTGTTCAGCATCCAACGTAACACGGGTTTGTAGTTTTTCAGCGTTGTAAGCTGTGCCGTATGACTGGCCTGCTTGTAGATACTGCCCTTCAATCACGCGGCTTTCAACAACCACACCATCAAACGGAAACAAGAAAGAGGTTCTCACCAAATCTCTCTTTGCGTTTTCAAGTGCTGCGCGTGCAGATGTAACAGCAGCTTCAGCTTGCCTCAGCTGAGGGGCGCGAGACACAAGCTCAGGAATCTCTTTTGAGCCGTGTAAGACTTTCCATTCTT includes:
- a CDS encoding efflux RND transporter periplasmic adaptor subunit, with product MDKDNGAHSSKDVAKGLLQLILIIAFIVGSFMASNALKTNKALPQVKKAESKRTIVDVMNVSPAPYHVEFSVPGLVEAPSELQLTPEVSGRVVKVNASARSGANFKAGQPLFQIDTSDYELLVAQRDSELAQAKTALALERAESSAAVKEWKVLHGSKEIPELVSRAPQLRQAEAAVTSARAALENAKRDLVRTSFLFPFDGVVVESRVIEGQYLQAGQSYGTAYNAEKLQTRVTLDAEQLDWMISSEKAEAEIEVEYLGSMHRVPVILRQGDVFAESTTRFTPVYFDFKERESYLYPGQLAKVFLKGPVEQDVLKLPVSALQSDGKVWVYNTDNTVSSFVPEIIYRNKDHVAIRSRGGALTVVKSRLSGAIDGMTVERLNGEG
- a CDS encoding SpoIIE family protein phosphatase, producing the protein MDLNHLHFDRSVPRAERKPFYTHMTEGFGAPEKSILVTKELQKNQLFFTPLYHIYLIGDDLNGLIDHLKEIPDPEDGTILTIIATSASLHKAGLPEHIELYLKQQEYLDHAHAHTFKLALQESVMNAIEHGNLGLSEKKKEFSQKSDGLIQFHKHVESLLKEEEHANTRVIVRVHMQDGLLSTSIEDFGEGFDYRSVMKDSKKQAKDDSTAGSGRGIDIMLRSTIHFGFDQGGRRVKFAVPALNRPEISKHLRPISTEEIKNTSKILLVDDQEINVTQMKEFLIRDGYKHIFTAENGIEAVKVAVNQQPDIILMDIIMPEMDGFEACKRLKIAEATADIPVLFLSGLTDSGNRAQGYTLGAVDYINKPIDRDEFLARTLVHLQNGLQRRMMRSYSEYIRNELQKARLFQKSLLPDDQQIKRMIDTHKTYIEMAMISCDELAGDYISAYEIDDEHLAVIMADFTGHGLSAALHTIWLDAILKELQSSAHDPVKLMSDLNDNLFNVLAVEQFATCFYGVLNTKTGDFKYISAGAPEVLHFDSKGALQKPLKAAGLPLGIIPSKDLGLEMETITLHSCDSLMLYSDALVETTHRGKNMWDKSYITGLAGRILSEEQPLLHGIRKAFYRSADLPLRDDLSLMTIEWQPEK
- a CDS encoding efflux RND transporter permease subunit gives rise to the protein MFHSAPTPHRHKTGLIDWFLHNHVAANILMLLFILGGFVSLMNMRTETFPSIDPKLITVSVPYPGATPYEVAEGVTSRVEESLSGINGVKRITATASEGHGTIMVQLTDFVNPDDVYNDVETAVNSLVDFPPEDAERPIITKARATPNVMSLAVHGDVDEKTLKFWVESIEENIRQIPGVAVTVIRGVRDYEISIEVPQAQLDYYDLSLADVRAAVQAYSVDVPAGQMQTASEDILLRVQEKRYVEDEFKSVAIKTLPDGSVLTLGDVARIVDDFTDTNLISRFNGEAAGFIDVQRADSADTLTVASDIKTYLETVELPKGVTLSLQSDETVALKDRISLMARNGILGFMLVFLILLLFLDLKLAFWTSAAIPISFFGGLMLIHFMGYSMNMITLFALIVVLGVVVDDGIIMGESIFDSQEKRPKDPQSTIIGVRRVLAPVTVGVLTTICAFAPLMFSTGTLGQIIAVIPAVVIPILFISLLEAYFILPAHLSSGTTWSLGIMKDIRNGFSKMLGWFIDYILTPVGKKLLVYRYATLTFFVAAAIIIVSMVQGGVIRFVFFPNVEGDQIKITVTMPQGTPFKLTEHATLEVEKAAIEVRDELDQKRTGGSIYDNLSVTIGATTAETAGPDAGTGGGSANNLGQVIVQLVPSDFRELPASSIGNMIRDKLDHLTGVESLDFRSSIIGDEPDVEVWLSHRDEDMLSEAAEKLKAYMQTVDGAVNVKDSFDVGKTEYLFKLNDAGRAVGLTPSELGSQLRAAYFGLEAQRLQRGRNEVVVYVRYPKEDRRDRQSLRSLKIKLPDGRQVPLADVADIETQTGFSQIETYNTRRIVSVTADADIEKTTPTDIMAKLQMDILPTLQDTYQGLQFSFEGESREQSEDLASLGRNMLVALLLIFVLLGAQLRSYVQPFIIMTAIPFGLAGAILGHYILGQDLSFISLFGMVALSGVVVNDSVVLVDYLNTHARSGVDMLESSLRAVQRRFRPILLTTFSTCLGLLPVLMEKSMQAKFLIPMVTSLAMGILFATVVILFLVPCLILVTHDIEKLWKRVFG